From Rhodanobacteraceae bacterium, the proteins below share one genomic window:
- a CDS encoding Cobyrinic acid a,c-diamide synthetase yields MNTATCPALLVSAPASGQGKTSVTAALARWHARQGRRVRVFKAGPDFLDPMITGRAAGVPAYQLDLWVGGETDVHARLYAAARSADLILVEGVMGLFDGEPSSADLAVRFGLPVLAVIDGSAMAETFGAVAHGLAHYYAGPALYGVAANRIGGDYHAQLLRGSLPHDIRWMGALPRDPSLALPERHLGLVAAGELDDLDARLDALADAWSRHADLALPPAVSFKRATPPAVSPSLRGVRIAVARDAAFCFLYPSNLDLLREAGAELLFFSPLAGDALPDCDAVWLPGGYPELHLHALSARQDLHAALRAHRDAGKPILAECGGLLFALDELADAEGHVAPMAGLLRGSAVVQPRLAALGLQEVALPEGALRGHTFHHAHAGIAAAPIATAANPNGAPSREAVYRDRRFTASFVHFYFPSDPEAALRLFLP; encoded by the coding sequence ATGAACACCGCCACCTGTCCCGCGCTGCTGGTTTCCGCGCCCGCATCGGGGCAGGGCAAGACCAGCGTGACCGCGGCGCTGGCGCGCTGGCACGCGCGGCAGGGACGCCGCGTGCGCGTGTTCAAGGCCGGGCCGGATTTTCTCGATCCCATGATCACGGGCCGCGCGGCGGGTGTGCCCGCGTACCAGCTCGACCTGTGGGTGGGCGGCGAGACCGACGTGCACGCACGCCTGTACGCGGCGGCGCGCAGCGCCGACCTGATCCTCGTCGAAGGCGTGATGGGCCTGTTCGATGGCGAACCTTCCAGTGCCGACCTCGCCGTCCGTTTCGGCCTGCCGGTGCTGGCGGTGATCGACGGCTCGGCGATGGCCGAGACTTTCGGCGCGGTCGCGCACGGGCTCGCGCATTACTACGCGGGACCTGCGTTGTACGGGGTGGCGGCCAACCGCATCGGCGGCGACTATCACGCGCAACTGTTGCGCGGGAGCTTGCCGCACGACATCCGCTGGATGGGCGCGTTGCCGCGCGATCCGTCATTGGCGCTGCCCGAGCGGCACCTCGGCCTGGTCGCGGCCGGCGAACTGGACGATCTCGATGCGCGGCTGGACGCGCTGGCCGATGCGTGGAGCCGCCATGCGGATCTCGCGTTGCCGCCCGCGGTGTCGTTCAAGCGCGCAACGCCGCCAGCCGTGTCGCCCTCGCTGCGCGGCGTGCGCATCGCGGTCGCGCGCGACGCGGCGTTCTGTTTCCTCTATCCCTCCAACCTTGACCTGCTGCGCGAGGCCGGCGCGGAACTCCTTTTCTTTTCGCCGCTCGCGGGCGACGCATTGCCGGATTGCGATGCCGTTTGGCTGCCGGGCGGTTATCCGGAATTGCACCTGCACGCATTGTCCGCGCGCCAGGATTTGCACGCTGCGTTGCGCGCGCATCGCGACGCCGGCAAGCCCATCCTCGCCGAATGTGGCGGCCTGCTGTTCGCGCTCGACGAACTGGCCGATGCCGAAGGCCATGTCGCGCCGATGGCCGGCTTGCTGCGCGGCAGCGCGGTGGTGCAACCGCGCCTCGCCGCGCTGGGCTTGCAGGAAGTCGCGTTGCCGGAAGGCGCCTTGCGCGGCCATACGTTTCATCATGCGCATGCGGGCATCGCAGCGGCGCCAATTGCGACGGCCGCGAATCCTAACGGCGCGCCGTCGCGCGAGGCGGTGTACCGCGACCGGCGCTTCACCGCGAGCTTCGTGCACTTCTATTTTCCGTCGGACCCGGAAGCCGCGCTGCGATTGTTCCTGCCATGA
- a CDS encoding Outer membrane vitamin B12 receptor BtuB: protein MKLHRRLLGRCVLAALYCVPVAAFAEGAPTTLGQIIVTATRTAQTEDQTLAPVTVITREEIELLQPSSLQDLLNDTPGMTISNQGGPGKQTSMFLRGTNANQVLVLVDGIRVGNATSGTTPIQDIPVDQIQRIEIVRGPFSSLYGSEAIGGVIQIFLRHAPGTFTPNASVGIGSYSHWKASYGFSVASDKGWIAVQATHDQTKGINACRIGAAEVFAACFADQPDRDGFHDNALTIHGAYQFNDQWSADALAMRTQGFNKYDGSFSDSDDYSTQVVGGQLHFRPNDKLNLSLRVGSSADLDEDFLGDVYVDHFDTRRTLGSLQADIALGGGLLSTGLDWQREAVASNYRFTQDARTDRGVFAQWQRSFGAQSLQANVRRDDNSQFGGKTTGSVLWGWNFAKDLRVTASWGTAFRAPTFNDLYYPGFSNPNLRPESSRNVELGLRGTPEWGQWSLSAYRNDVSDLITWDAALNMPNNIDRARITGLEGVLGGKLGGWDLRATATLMNARDDAAGGFYDGNQLPRRPRRSARFNADRSFGRFSFGASWYVAGRSYDDIANQHPLGGYALANLRAGWQVDRDWKLQIALNNVFDKDYETAWYYNQPGRNFMLTVSWRPAQ, encoded by the coding sequence GTGAAATTGCATCGTCGTTTGCTCGGCCGCTGCGTGCTGGCCGCGCTCTATTGCGTTCCCGTTGCGGCTTTCGCGGAAGGCGCGCCCACCACGCTCGGCCAGATCATCGTCACCGCGACGCGTACCGCGCAGACGGAAGACCAGACGCTTGCGCCGGTCACCGTGATCACGCGCGAGGAGATCGAACTGCTGCAGCCGTCGTCGCTGCAGGATCTGTTGAACGACACGCCCGGCATGACGATCAGCAACCAGGGCGGACCCGGCAAGCAGACGTCCATGTTCCTGCGCGGCACCAATGCGAACCAGGTGCTGGTACTGGTCGACGGCATTCGCGTCGGCAACGCGACATCCGGCACCACGCCGATCCAGGACATTCCCGTCGACCAGATCCAGCGCATCGAAATCGTGCGCGGGCCGTTCTCGAGTTTGTATGGTTCGGAAGCGATCGGTGGCGTGATCCAGATTTTTCTGCGCCACGCACCGGGCACGTTCACGCCGAACGCCAGCGTCGGCATCGGCAGCTACTCACATTGGAAAGCGTCGTACGGTTTTTCAGTCGCCAGCGACAAGGGCTGGATCGCGGTGCAGGCCACGCACGACCAGACCAAGGGCATCAATGCCTGCCGCATCGGCGCGGCCGAAGTGTTCGCCGCGTGTTTCGCCGACCAACCCGACCGCGACGGTTTCCACGACAACGCGCTGACGATTCACGGCGCGTATCAGTTCAACGATCAGTGGAGCGCCGATGCGCTGGCGATGCGCACGCAAGGTTTCAACAAGTACGACGGCAGCTTCAGTGATTCGGATGATTACTCGACGCAGGTCGTCGGCGGTCAGTTGCACTTCCGTCCGAACGACAAGTTGAATTTGTCGTTGCGCGTCGGCAGCAGTGCGGATCTCGACGAGGATTTCCTTGGCGACGTGTACGTCGACCACTTCGACACGCGCCGCACCTTGGGTTCGCTGCAGGCCGACATTGCGCTGGGCGGCGGATTGCTCAGCACCGGACTGGACTGGCAGCGCGAGGCGGTCGCCAGCAATTACAGGTTCACGCAGGATGCGCGCACCGATCGCGGCGTGTTCGCGCAATGGCAGCGCAGCTTCGGCGCGCAGTCGCTGCAGGCCAACGTGCGCCGCGACGACAACAGCCAGTTCGGCGGCAAGACCACCGGCAGCGTGTTGTGGGGCTGGAACTTCGCGAAGGATCTGCGCGTCACCGCGAGCTGGGGCACGGCATTCCGCGCGCCCACGTTCAACGATCTGTACTACCCCGGTTTCTCCAATCCGAACCTGCGTCCGGAAAGTTCACGCAATGTCGAGCTCGGCCTGCGCGGCACGCCCGAATGGGGGCAGTGGTCGTTGTCGGCGTATCGCAACGACGTGAGCGATCTGATCACCTGGGACGCCGCCCTCAACATGCCCAACAACATCGACCGCGCGCGCATCACCGGACTCGAAGGCGTGCTTGGCGGCAAGCTCGGGGGCTGGGACCTGCGCGCCACCGCGACGCTGATGAATGCCCGCGACGATGCGGCGGGCGGTTTCTACGACGGCAACCAGTTGCCGCGGCGGCCGCGCCGCAGCGCGCGCTTCAACGCCGACCGCAGTTTCGGACGTTTCAGCTTCGGCGCGAGCTGGTACGTCGCGGGGCGCAGCTACGACGACATCGCCAACCAGCATCCGCTGGGCGGCTACGCGCTGGCCAACCTGCGCGCGGGCTGGCAGGTCGATCGCGACTGGAAGCTGCAGATCGCCCTCAACAACGTGTTCGACAAGGACTACGAAACCGCCTGGTATTACAACCAGCCGGGCCGCAATTTCATGCTCACCGTGAGCTGGCGACCGGCGCAATGA
- a CDS encoding D-alanyl-D-alanine carboxypeptidase: MRLLRSACLAVMLAAALPAARAAAPSCPATWPSQPAAWVARIDEVNRGLGIPPDYAAKHNLVPLPEGKDLVEVPRDVYGRKVEMVAPAAAALEKMFAAAAHDGVKLETVSGFRSIDYQTGLIRRKLKSGMSIQKALSINAVPGYSEHQTGCAVDLTTPGVPAADGSFERSKAFSWLQQHGAEYGFHLSFPPGNKYGYEYEPWHWRYVAGSAKAH, encoded by the coding sequence ATGCGTCTTCTCCGTTCCGCGTGCCTCGCCGTGATGCTCGCCGCCGCCCTGCCCGCCGCGCGCGCCGCGGCGCCGTCGTGCCCGGCCACCTGGCCGTCGCAGCCGGCTGCGTGGGTCGCGCGCATCGACGAAGTCAATCGCGGACTGGGCATTCCGCCCGACTACGCGGCCAAGCACAACCTGGTGCCGCTGCCCGAAGGCAAGGACCTGGTAGAAGTGCCACGCGACGTGTACGGACGCAAGGTGGAAATGGTGGCGCCCGCCGCCGCCGCGCTGGAGAAAATGTTCGCCGCCGCCGCGCACGATGGCGTGAAGCTGGAGACCGTGTCGGGTTTCCGCAGCATCGACTATCAGACCGGACTGATCCGCCGCAAGCTGAAAAGCGGCATGAGCATCCAGAAGGCGCTCAGCATCAACGCGGTGCCGGGATACAGCGAACACCAGACCGGCTGCGCGGTGGACCTGACCACGCCCGGCGTGCCGGCCGCGGACGGCAGCTTCGAACGCAGCAAGGCGTTCTCGTGGCTGCAACAGCACGGCGCCGAATACGGCTTCCACCTGTCGTTTCCGCCGGGCAACAAGTACGGCTACGAATACGAGCCGTGGCATTGGCGCTATGTCGCGGGCAGCGCCAAGGCCCATTGA
- a CDS encoding multimodular transpeptidase-transglycosylase, whose product MSWFERVRGFVARTWPFARWPILIGIGFAVGFVVPYTLVLDHRVKTRVSEIDFTQPTRVYARPQLLEAGVPMNKATLTLELQMAGYTEAAHVAQVPGTYSIDGGTFTIASRGYMDPVGGELPRRVRVTLGSGQIQSVFDLTSNKPLRRTHLDPARIATMYGSQQEERIIVQLDELPPLLVQGVQAVEDRDFKNNHGIDLSSIARAAIADLRAGHVVQGGSTITQQLVRNLFLDRNQTLIRKFNEALLSILLDAHYTKGQILAAYCNEVFMGQQGGQAVHGFAAASWYYFGRPVQTLRPQEIALLVGMVRGPSYYDPRRNPERALARRNVALDAFHATGILNDAQWNAAKASPLDVTANPQLVVDRFPAFMDVVRGQLKQDFSDQQLRSGGLKVYTTLDPAAQTYAEQSLDEALKSLGKRGDGMEGAAVVVDPSDGDVLAMVGGRQSDQHGFNRAYDARRPVGSSLKPFYYLMALTNPSRWNVASMLDDSPISMKLPNGKLWTPQNDDHQSHGEVPMVEALAKSYNLASVHLGLQLGIDRVAAFLRSFGLKDVEANPSLLLGAVDMSPFQLAQLYEFIADDGHALPLLTLRGVLDAKGKVVKQYAVQPGKGQYQQAVGLVRWMMQQVTQYGTAAAIGNSSLASLHVAGKTGTSDHQRDSWFSGFTGDRLAVTWMGRDDNQPTHLWGATGALRVWTKLFEKLPSAPLTTSLDEGIQYAWIDPATGQGSLPQCDGARQYPFIDGYAPAVQNHCYLQRLENFFGGGNTDSAAHPQP is encoded by the coding sequence TTGTCCTGGTTCGAGCGCGTGCGCGGGTTCGTCGCCCGAACTTGGCCATTCGCACGCTGGCCCATCCTGATCGGAATCGGTTTCGCGGTCGGCTTCGTGGTGCCGTACACGCTGGTGCTCGACCACCGCGTGAAGACGCGCGTCAGCGAAATCGATTTCACGCAGCCGACGCGCGTGTACGCGCGCCCGCAGTTGCTGGAAGCCGGCGTGCCGATGAACAAGGCCACGCTGACGCTGGAACTGCAGATGGCCGGCTACACCGAGGCCGCGCACGTCGCGCAGGTGCCCGGCACGTACAGCATCGACGGCGGCACGTTCACCATCGCGTCGCGCGGTTACATGGATCCGGTCGGCGGCGAATTGCCGCGTCGCGTACGCGTGACGCTGGGTTCCGGCCAGATCCAGTCGGTGTTCGACCTCACCTCGAACAAGCCGCTGCGCAGGACGCACCTCGATCCCGCGCGCATCGCGACGATGTACGGCTCGCAGCAGGAAGAGCGCATCATCGTGCAGCTGGACGAATTGCCGCCGCTGCTGGTGCAGGGCGTGCAGGCGGTCGAGGATCGCGACTTCAAGAACAACCACGGCATCGACCTGTCGTCGATCGCGCGCGCAGCGATCGCCGACTTGCGCGCGGGCCACGTGGTGCAGGGCGGTTCCACCATCACCCAGCAATTGGTGCGCAACCTGTTCCTCGACCGCAACCAGACGCTGATCCGCAAGTTCAACGAAGCGCTGCTGTCGATCCTGCTGGACGCGCACTACACCAAGGGCCAGATACTCGCCGCGTACTGCAACGAAGTGTTCATGGGCCAGCAGGGCGGCCAGGCCGTGCACGGGTTCGCGGCGGCGAGCTGGTATTACTTCGGACGCCCGGTGCAGACGCTGCGCCCGCAGGAAATTGCGCTGCTGGTCGGCATGGTGCGCGGTCCGAGTTACTACGATCCGCGCCGCAACCCCGAGCGTGCGCTGGCGCGCCGCAACGTTGCGCTGGACGCGTTCCATGCAACCGGGATATTGAATGACGCGCAATGGAACGCCGCAAAAGCATCGCCGCTCGACGTCACCGCGAACCCGCAACTGGTGGTCGATCGCTTCCCGGCATTCATGGACGTGGTGCGCGGGCAATTGAAGCAGGACTTCAGCGACCAGCAACTGCGCAGCGGCGGCCTCAAGGTTTACACCACGCTCGATCCCGCCGCGCAGACCTACGCGGAACAGTCGCTGGATGAGGCATTGAAGAGCCTCGGCAAGCGCGGCGACGGCATGGAAGGCGCCGCAGTGGTGGTCGATCCCTCGGACGGCGACGTGCTGGCGATGGTGGGCGGCCGCCAATCCGACCAGCACGGTTTCAACCGCGCCTACGATGCGCGGCGGCCGGTCGGTTCCAGCCTGAAGCCGTTCTATTACCTGATGGCGCTCACGAATCCGTCGCGCTGGAACGTCGCGTCGATGCTTGACGATTCGCCGATCTCGATGAAGCTGCCGAACGGCAAGCTGTGGACGCCGCAGAACGACGACCACCAGTCGCACGGCGAGGTGCCGATGGTCGAGGCGCTGGCCAAGTCCTACAACCTCGCCAGCGTGCACCTGGGTTTGCAGCTCGGCATCGATCGCGTCGCCGCGTTCCTGCGTTCGTTCGGATTGAAAGACGTGGAGGCCAATCCGTCGCTGCTGCTGGGCGCGGTGGACATGTCGCCGTTCCAGTTGGCGCAGTTGTACGAGTTCATCGCCGACGATGGCCACGCGCTGCCGCTTCTGACTTTGCGCGGCGTGCTGGATGCCAAGGGCAAGGTGGTCAAGCAATACGCGGTGCAGCCCGGCAAGGGCCAGTACCAGCAGGCGGTAGGGTTGGTGCGCTGGATGATGCAGCAGGTCACGCAATACGGCACCGCGGCGGCGATCGGCAATTCCTCGCTGGCGTCGCTGCACGTCGCGGGCAAGACCGGCACGTCCGACCACCAGCGCGATTCGTGGTTCTCGGGATTCACCGGCGACCGCCTCGCGGTCACGTGGATGGGCCGCGACGACAACCAGCCGACGCACCTGTGGGGTGCGACCGGCGCGCTGCGCGTGTGGACGAAGCTGTTCGAGAAGCTGCCGAGCGCGCCGCTGACGACGTCGCTGGATGAAGGCATCCAGTACGCGTGGATCGATCCCGCGACCGGGCAGGGCAGCCTGCCGCAGTGCGATGGCGCCAGGCAATATCCCTTCATCGACGGCTATGCGCCGGCGGTGCAGAACCATTGCTACCTGCAACGCCTCGAAAATTTTTTCGGCGGCGGCAATACTGATTCAGCGGCGCATCCGCAGCCGTGA
- a CDS encoding Cobyric acid synthase: MSARVLMVQGCTSDAGKSTLVAALGRWLHRQGVCVAPFKPQNMALNSAVTSDGGEIGRAQAVQAQACGLAPAIDFNPVLLKPESDTGAQVIVHGRAIGAMDAVGYHDYKRVAMDAVLASHARLVERFDVLLVEGAGSPAEINLRERDIANMGYAEAVDCPVVLVADIDRGGVFAHIIGTLALLSESERARVAGFVINRFRGDPSLLKPGLDWLERETGKPVLGVLPYLHGLHLEAEDALPRARAPRDGEVLRVIVPALPRISNHTDFDALRAHPQVDLHFVGPVEAPPACDLILLPGSKAVRDDLAWLRAHGWDAAIARHLRYGGKVIGICGGMQMLGGAIHDPHGVEGAVGSSEALGWLDLETTLQPGKQLRYVQGRLAFADAALRGYEIHCGVSRGAALHSPLCRLDDGRSDGAVSPDGQVVGTYVHGLFDHPDALHALLAWVGLHDPAALDIDALREASLQRLADAVEMHLDVRALRDLLHGCC, from the coding sequence ATGAGCGCGCGCGTGCTGATGGTGCAGGGCTGCACGTCGGATGCCGGCAAGAGCACGCTGGTCGCGGCGCTGGGCCGCTGGCTGCACCGGCAGGGCGTGTGCGTAGCACCGTTCAAGCCGCAGAACATGGCGCTCAATTCCGCGGTCACCAGCGACGGCGGCGAAATCGGTCGTGCGCAAGCGGTGCAGGCGCAGGCGTGCGGACTCGCGCCGGCAATCGATTTCAATCCGGTGCTGCTGAAACCCGAAAGCGACACCGGCGCGCAGGTGATCGTGCACGGCCGCGCGATCGGCGCGATGGACGCGGTGGGCTACCACGACTACAAGCGCGTCGCGATGGACGCGGTGCTGGCGTCGCACGCGCGCCTGGTCGAACGTTTCGACGTGCTGTTGGTGGAAGGCGCGGGCAGCCCCGCCGAAATCAACCTGCGCGAGCGCGACATTGCCAACATGGGTTACGCTGAGGCGGTGGATTGCCCGGTGGTCCTGGTCGCCGACATCGATCGCGGCGGTGTGTTCGCGCACATCATCGGGACGCTGGCGCTGTTGTCGGAATCCGAACGCGCGCGCGTCGCGGGTTTCGTGATCAACCGTTTCCGCGGCGACCCGTCGTTGCTGAAGCCCGGACTCGACTGGCTGGAACGCGAAACCGGAAAGCCCGTGCTGGGCGTGCTGCCGTACCTGCACGGCTTGCATCTGGAAGCCGAAGACGCGTTGCCGCGCGCGCGTGCGCCGCGTGACGGTGAAGTGCTGCGCGTGATCGTGCCGGCGCTGCCACGCATCAGCAACCACACCGACTTCGATGCCTTGCGCGCGCACCCGCAGGTCGATTTGCACTTTGTCGGTCCGGTCGAAGCGCCGCCAGCCTGTGACCTGATCCTGTTGCCCGGTTCGAAAGCTGTGCGTGACGATTTGGCGTGGCTGCGCGCGCACGGCTGGGATGCGGCGATCGCGCGCCACCTGCGCTACGGCGGCAAGGTCATCGGTATTTGCGGCGGCATGCAGATGCTGGGGGGGGCGATCCACGACCCGCACGGCGTCGAAGGCGCGGTGGGTTCCAGCGAAGCGCTCGGCTGGCTCGACCTCGAAACCACGCTGCAACCCGGCAAGCAACTGCGCTACGTGCAAGGCCGCCTCGCGTTCGCCGACGCCGCGCTGCGCGGCTACGAAATCCATTGCGGTGTCAGCCGCGGCGCCGCCCTGCATTCACCGCTTTGCAGGTTGGACGACGGCCGCAGCGATGGCGCGGTATCGCCAGACGGCCAGGTCGTCGGCACCTATGTGCACGGCTTGTTCGATCATCCGGATGCGCTGCACGCCTTGCTCGCGTGGGTAGGTTTGCACGATCCCGCGGCACTCGACATCGACGCGCTGCGCGAGGCGTCGCTGCAACGCCTCGCGGACGCGGTTGAAATGCATCTGGACGTCCGCGCGTTGCGGGATTTGCTCCATGGGTGTTGCTGA
- a CDS encoding putative MFS-type transporter has translation MSTSETLTRHPAPGRPRSDSQDEHVTPGDLAVGVVVGRISQSFDVFVFGLGCVLAFPKAFFPFASQLDGMFYAFAIFALGFIARPLGSMFFLVIQRNFGLATKLTIALFMLGMATAGIAFMPGYATLGGWAILALALLRFGQGFSLGGSWNGLASLAALMAPRERRGWYAMLSQLGEPVGFILAAGLFAYIWSSLSPDDFYGWGWRYPFFVAFALNVVALFARLRMVVAPRYAEQMQHRDLEPSPIRETFRVQGINVALGAFAPLASYALFYLVTIFGLSWALLYTHMSTTEFLLVQIIGALIAIPCMLLSGVIADRFGRRTTLAVCGVLIAIYSGWTALLLSGGTVNSYLFILIGFALLGFSHAQAAGAVNSGFRSEYRYTGAMITSDLGWLIGAGFAPLVVLALAQFLGADYVGLYLLSGAAGTLGALWFSRRGSLPND, from the coding sequence ATGTCCACCAGCGAAACCCTGACCCGTCACCCGGCGCCCGGCCGTCCGCGATCTGATTCACAAGACGAACACGTCACGCCGGGCGATCTCGCCGTCGGCGTCGTCGTCGGCCGCATCTCGCAATCGTTCGACGTGTTCGTGTTCGGATTGGGTTGCGTGCTGGCGTTCCCGAAGGCGTTCTTTCCGTTCGCGAGCCAGCTCGACGGCATGTTCTACGCGTTCGCGATCTTCGCGCTGGGATTCATCGCGCGGCCGCTGGGCTCGATGTTCTTCCTGGTGATCCAGCGCAACTTCGGTCTCGCGACCAAGCTGACGATCGCGCTGTTCATGCTCGGCATGGCGACCGCGGGCATCGCGTTCATGCCCGGCTACGCGACGCTGGGTGGATGGGCGATCCTGGCGCTGGCCTTGCTGCGTTTCGGCCAGGGTTTCTCGCTGGGCGGAAGCTGGAATGGCCTGGCTTCGCTCGCCGCATTGATGGCGCCGCGCGAGCGCCGCGGCTGGTACGCGATGCTTTCGCAGCTCGGCGAGCCGGTCGGCTTCATCCTGGCGGCGGGTTTGTTCGCCTACATCTGGTCCAGCCTGTCGCCGGACGATTTCTACGGCTGGGGTTGGCGCTATCCGTTCTTCGTCGCGTTCGCCCTGAACGTGGTCGCGCTGTTCGCGCGCCTGCGCATGGTGGTGGCGCCGCGCTACGCCGAGCAGATGCAACACCGCGACCTCGAACCGTCGCCGATCCGCGAAACGTTCCGCGTGCAGGGCATCAACGTCGCGCTCGGTGCGTTCGCGCCGCTGGCGAGCTACGCGCTGTTCTATCTCGTGACGATCTTCGGCCTGTCGTGGGCGTTGCTGTACACGCACATGTCGACCACCGAATTCCTGCTGGTGCAGATCATCGGCGCGCTGATCGCCATTCCGTGCATGCTGCTTTCGGGCGTCATCGCCGACCGCTTCGGCCGCCGCACCACGCTGGCGGTGTGCGGCGTGCTGATCGCGATCTACAGCGGCTGGACCGCGCTGCTGCTCTCGGGCGGCACGGTGAATAGTTACCTGTTCATCCTCATCGGCTTCGCGCTGCTCGGCTTCTCGCATGCGCAGGCGGCGGGCGCGGTCAATTCCGGTTTCCGCAGCGAATACCGCTACACCGGCGCGATGATCACCTCCGACCTCGGTTGGCTGATCGGCGCCGGCTTCGCGCCGCTGGTGGTGCTGGCATTGGCGCAATTCCTCGGCGCGGATTACGTCGGCCTGTACCTGCTGTCGGGCGCCGCGGGCACGCTCGGCGCGCTGTGGTTTTCGCGGCGCGGCAGCCTGCCCAACGATTGA